The following coding sequences lie in one Macaca thibetana thibetana isolate TM-01 chromosome 18, ASM2454274v1, whole genome shotgun sequence genomic window:
- the MYL12A gene encoding myosin regulatory light chain 12A isoform X1 yields MDLTTTMSSKRAKTKTKKRPQRATSNVFAMFDQSQIQEFKEAFNMIDQNRDGFIDKEDLHDMLASLGKNPTDDYLDAMMNEAPGPINFTMFLTMFGEKLNGTDPEDVIRNAFACFDEEATGTIQEDYLRELLTTMGDRFTDEEVDELYREAPIDKKGNFNYIEFTRILKHGAKDKDD; encoded by the exons ATG GACTTAACCACCACCATGTCAAGCAAAAGAGCAAAGACCAAGACCAAGAAGCGCCCTCAGCGCGCAACATCCAATGTGTTTGCCATGTTTGACCAGTCACAGATTCAGGAGTTCAAAGAGGCCTTCAACATGATTGATCAGAACAGAGATGGTTTCATCGACAAGGAAGATTTGCATGATATGCTTGCTTCATTGG ggaAGAATCCAACTGATGATTATCTGGATGCCATGATGAATGAAGCTCCAGGCCCCATCAATTTCACCATGTTCCTTACCATGTTTGGTGAGAAGTTAAATGGCACGGATCCTGAAGATGTCATCAGAAATGCTTTTGCTTGCTTTGATGAAGAAGCAACTG GCACCATTCAGGAAGATTACCTGAGAGAGCTGCTGACAACCATGGGGGATCGGTTTACGGATGAGGAAGTGGATGAGCTGTACAGAGAAGCACCTATTGACAAAAAGGGGAATTTCAATTACATCGAGTTCACGCGCATCCTGAAACATGGAGCAAAAGACAAAGATGACTGA
- the MYL12A gene encoding myosin regulatory light chain 12A isoform X2: MSSKRAKTKTKKRPQRATSNVFAMFDQSQIQEFKEAFNMIDQNRDGFIDKEDLHDMLASLGKNPTDDYLDAMMNEAPGPINFTMFLTMFGEKLNGTDPEDVIRNAFACFDEEATGTIQEDYLRELLTTMGDRFTDEEVDELYREAPIDKKGNFNYIEFTRILKHGAKDKDD; encoded by the exons ATGTCAAGCAAAAGAGCAAAGACCAAGACCAAGAAGCGCCCTCAGCGCGCAACATCCAATGTGTTTGCCATGTTTGACCAGTCACAGATTCAGGAGTTCAAAGAGGCCTTCAACATGATTGATCAGAACAGAGATGGTTTCATCGACAAGGAAGATTTGCATGATATGCTTGCTTCATTGG ggaAGAATCCAACTGATGATTATCTGGATGCCATGATGAATGAAGCTCCAGGCCCCATCAATTTCACCATGTTCCTTACCATGTTTGGTGAGAAGTTAAATGGCACGGATCCTGAAGATGTCATCAGAAATGCTTTTGCTTGCTTTGATGAAGAAGCAACTG GCACCATTCAGGAAGATTACCTGAGAGAGCTGCTGACAACCATGGGGGATCGGTTTACGGATGAGGAAGTGGATGAGCTGTACAGAGAAGCACCTATTGACAAAAAGGGGAATTTCAATTACATCGAGTTCACGCGCATCCTGAAACATGGAGCAAAAGACAAAGATGACTGA